One Oreochromis niloticus isolate F11D_XX linkage group LG16, O_niloticus_UMD_NMBU, whole genome shotgun sequence genomic window carries:
- the arl5a gene encoding ADP-ribosylation factor-like protein 5A: MGILFTKLWRLFNHQEHKVIIVGLDNAGKTTILYQFSMNEVVHTSPTIGSNVEEIVVNNTHFLMWDIGGQESLRSSWNTYYTNTEFVIVVVDSTDRERISVTKEELYRMLAHEDLRKAGLLIFANKQDVKGCMSVAEISQSLQLTSVKDHQWHIQACCALTGEGLCQGLEWMMSRLRVR; the protein is encoded by the exons ATGGGAATACTATTTACAAAGCTATGGAGGCTTTTTAACCACCAAG AGCACAAAGTTATTATTGTGGGCCTGGACAATGCTGGCAAGACCACAATTCTTTATCAGTT TTCAATGAATGAGGTGGTACACACATCCCCAACGATTGGGAGCAATGTGGAGGAGATAGTCGTCAACAACACTCATTTTTTGATGTGGGACATCGGAGGCCAGGAGTCTCTTAGGTCATCGTGGAATACATactacacaaacacagag TTTGTAATTGTGGTGGTCGACAGCACAGATAGAGAAAGGATCTCAGTAACCAAAGAAGAACTCTACAGAATGCTAGCACATGAA GACTTGAGAAAGGCAGGACTGTTGATCTTTGCGAATAAGCAGGATGTGAAAGGATGCATGTCTGTGGCTGAGATCTCCCAGAGCCTCCAGCTTACCTCCGTCAAAGACCACCAGTGGCACATCCAGGCCTGTTGTGCCCTCACAGGAGAGGG GTTGTGCCAGGGTCTTGAGTGGATGATGTCACGGCTGCGTGTGAGATGA